The following are encoded in a window of Flavobacterium sp. WC2421 genomic DNA:
- a CDS encoding tol-pal system YbgF family protein: protein MATYSKRGYKAPKEKEVKDGVEEVIVDEKDSVTAGVFSTLDETASKTEDFVAKNQKFIIGIVGAVALVTIGYLVYQKFIAEPKQTEAAEEMFVAQQNFQQATDGVASDSLYKLSLNGSEGKFGFLKIADEYSGTDAGNLANYYAGMAYLNTGKYTEAIDYLSKFKSEDIVLGALAKGAIGDAYSQKNQPKEALENYIKAIEANKNDFTTPRFLLKAGKTALALGKKEDALKYFTDIKDNFDSSPEAASVDGLIGLAQ from the coding sequence ATGGCTACTTACAGTAAAAGAGGATATAAAGCACCAAAAGAGAAAGAAGTAAAAGATGGAGTTGAAGAAGTAATTGTTGATGAAAAAGACAGTGTTACAGCAGGTGTATTTTCTACATTAGATGAAACTGCTTCAAAAACAGAAGATTTTGTTGCCAAAAACCAAAAATTCATCATTGGAATTGTAGGAGCTGTCGCTTTGGTAACCATTGGTTATTTAGTTTATCAAAAATTTATTGCTGAACCAAAACAAACGGAAGCTGCTGAGGAAATGTTTGTTGCACAACAAAATTTCCAACAAGCTACAGATGGTGTTGCAAGTGATTCACTTTATAAGTTGTCATTGAATGGATCTGAAGGTAAATTTGGATTTTTAAAAATTGCTGATGAATATTCAGGAACTGATGCGGGAAATTTAGCTAATTACTATGCGGGTATGGCGTACTTAAATACAGGTAAATATACAGAAGCGATTGATTATTTGAGTAAATTCAAATCAGAAGATATTGTATTGGGAGCTTTGGCAAAAGGAGCAATTGGTGATGCTTATTCTCAAAAGAACCAGCCAAAAGAAGCTTTGGAAAACTATATTAAAGCAATAGAAGCAAATAAAAATGATTTTACTACTCCACGTTTCTTATTGAAAGCTGGAAAAACAGCTTTGGCTCTAGGTAAAAAAGAAGATGCATTGAAATATTTTACTGATATTAAAGATAATTTTGATTCATCTCCAGAAGCGGCTTCTGTTGATGGTTTAATTGGATTGGCTCAATAG
- the ribH gene encoding 6,7-dimethyl-8-ribityllumazine synthase produces MATVNKNLSVYDKNAVPNAKDFRFGVVVAEWNEVITEGLYNGAHEAFLDNEVPANHIIRWNVPGSFELIYGCKKMLQTQNVDAVIAIGCVIQGQTKHFDFVCEGVTQGIKDLNVQTDIPVIFCVLTDNTMQQSIDRSGGIHGNKGTEAAIAAIKMAYIRQQASLAHEYKKQTLLSSGQLQIEDLPLKLEE; encoded by the coding sequence ATGGCAACAGTAAATAAAAATTTATCCGTTTATGACAAAAATGCAGTTCCTAATGCGAAAGATTTTCGTTTTGGAGTTGTTGTTGCTGAATGGAATGAAGTAATAACTGAAGGGCTTTATAATGGAGCTCATGAAGCTTTTTTAGACAATGAAGTTCCTGCGAATCATATCATCAGATGGAATGTTCCAGGCAGCTTTGAACTTATTTATGGATGCAAGAAGATGTTGCAAACCCAAAATGTAGATGCTGTAATCGCTATTGGATGTGTAATTCAGGGACAAACCAAACATTTTGATTTTGTTTGTGAGGGCGTAACTCAAGGAATTAAAGATTTGAATGTTCAAACGGATATTCCAGTTATTTTTTGTGTCCTTACTGATAATACGATGCAACAGTCAATAGATAGAAGTGGTGGTATTCACGGAAACAAAGGTACTGAAGCGGCAATTGCGGCTATTAAAATGGCCTACATTCGTCAACAAGCCTCTTTGGCGCATGAGTATAAGAAACAAACATTACTGTCTTCTGGTCAATTACAAATCGAAGATTTGCCGTTGAAACTAGAAGAATAA
- the mutL gene encoding DNA mismatch repair endonuclease MutL, whose amino-acid sequence MSSIIQLLPDHVANQIAAGEVVQRPASVVKELLENAVDARATDIKLIIKDAGKALVQVIDNGLGMNVTDARLCFERHATSKIRQAEDLFSLHTKGFRGEALASIAAIAHVEMKTKQDQQELGTQIVVEGSKFMSQEVAVLPKGTSFAVKNLFFNIPARRNFLKSDTVEYRHIIDEFQRVALAHPNIYFTFYHNGSEMFNLPSASLRQRIVTIFSGKTNEKLVPVQEETEIVTIQGFVSKPEFAKKNRGEQFFFVNDRFIKSGYLHHAVMAAYDGILKDGAQPSYFLYLTVPPNTIDINIHPTKTEIKFDDEHALYAILRASIKHSLGQFNVAPVLDFDRDANLDTPYSYKDAKGETPTIQVDSTFNPFSDDKVNKHYSSYKKPESTANWESLYVGLKQDSDVFTSNTDFSFESDEVTGSLFNDEEVEQAVHNSYQIHKKYIVSPIKSGMVIVDQQRAHQRVLYEQFLTNMTVHQASSQQLLFPLDLFFSSTEMDLIEELKLSLVNTGFVFEETNSDHVVISGIPVNVTESEVSMVLEQLLSDLQDGIPESSFSQNDTIAKSMAKSLAVKTGTTLTIKEQENLVNGLFACKDPNVSPFQKPTFITMRVEDLDKKFAL is encoded by the coding sequence ATGTCGAGTATAATCCAATTACTTCCTGATCACGTTGCGAACCAAATTGCTGCTGGAGAAGTGGTGCAAAGACCGGCTTCAGTAGTCAAAGAATTACTCGAAAACGCGGTTGATGCTAGAGCTACAGATATTAAGTTAATCATAAAAGATGCTGGTAAAGCTTTGGTTCAAGTTATTGACAACGGTTTAGGGATGAATGTAACTGATGCTCGATTGTGTTTTGAGCGTCATGCTACATCAAAAATCCGTCAAGCCGAAGATTTATTTTCATTACACACAAAGGGTTTTCGCGGTGAAGCATTAGCTTCTATTGCTGCTATTGCGCATGTTGAAATGAAAACCAAGCAAGATCAACAGGAATTAGGAACTCAAATTGTGGTGGAAGGCAGTAAATTTATGTCACAAGAAGTGGCTGTTCTACCTAAAGGAACTTCATTTGCGGTTAAAAATTTATTTTTTAATATTCCGGCTCGTCGTAATTTTTTAAAATCAGATACCGTAGAATACCGTCATATTATTGATGAGTTTCAACGTGTCGCATTGGCACATCCCAATATTTATTTTACTTTTTATCATAATGGGAGTGAGATGTTCAATTTACCTTCCGCTAGTTTAAGACAAAGAATTGTCACTATTTTTTCGGGTAAAACCAATGAAAAATTAGTTCCTGTTCAAGAAGAAACTGAAATCGTAACTATTCAAGGGTTTGTAAGTAAACCTGAATTTGCTAAAAAGAATAGGGGAGAACAGTTTTTCTTTGTTAATGACCGATTTATAAAAAGTGGCTATCTGCATCATGCCGTTATGGCTGCCTACGATGGTATTTTAAAAGATGGAGCACAACCGAGTTATTTTTTATACTTAACGGTTCCGCCTAATACGATAGATATCAATATTCATCCTACAAAAACCGAGATTAAGTTTGACGATGAACATGCTTTATATGCCATTTTACGAGCATCCATTAAACACAGTTTAGGGCAGTTTAATGTGGCGCCAGTTTTGGATTTTGATCGTGATGCGAACTTGGATACGCCTTACAGTTATAAAGATGCTAAAGGAGAAACTCCTACAATTCAGGTTGATAGCACTTTTAATCCATTTTCGGATGACAAAGTAAATAAACATTATTCTAGTTATAAAAAACCAGAATCTACGGCCAATTGGGAAAGTTTGTATGTGGGTTTAAAACAAGATTCTGATGTTTTTACAAGTAATACTGATTTTTCATTTGAAAGTGATGAAGTCACAGGGTCTTTGTTTAATGACGAAGAGGTAGAGCAAGCAGTTCATAATTCGTACCAAATTCATAAAAAATATATTGTTTCGCCTATAAAATCAGGAATGGTTATTGTAGATCAACAGCGTGCACATCAACGTGTTTTGTATGAGCAGTTTTTGACAAATATGACAGTTCATCAAGCATCAAGCCAGCAATTATTATTTCCATTGGATTTGTTTTTTTCGTCCACTGAGATGGATCTAATTGAAGAATTAAAACTTTCTCTGGTTAATACCGGTTTTGTTTTTGAAGAAACAAATTCAGATCATGTGGTTATTTCTGGAATTCCAGTCAATGTGACTGAAAGTGAGGTTTCGATGGTGTTAGAACAATTATTAAGTGATTTACAGGATGGAATTCCTGAAAGTAGCTTTAGCCAGAATGATACAATAGCAAAATCAATGGCCAAAAGTTTGGCTGTGAAAACAGGGACTACTTTAACAATAAAAGAACAAGAAAACTTGGTTAACGGTCTTTTTGCCTGTAAAGATCCCAATGTTTCCCCTTTTCAAAAACCGACTTTCATCACGATGCGTGTGGAAGATTTAGATAAAAAATTTGCACTATGA
- a CDS encoding rhomboid family intramembrane serine protease — protein sequence MRNVTETVKQLIIINILFFIGTQIVGDAAYQMLAMYFPENTNFQFWQPITHMFMHGGFMHIFFNMFALYSFGSALEHYWGGKKFLFFYFSCGLGAALLHTGINYYYFQEGMNTLVDQGFSKAEVLAVLNGKGSNEIVPILNSPGFQNFISAYMGTVVGASGAIYGVIVAFAFMFPNAELALMFIPIPIKAKYFVPGLVLVDLYLGVSGQSIFGSGGPGIAHFAHVGGALFGFLISWYWKKNQFDGNRWN from the coding sequence ATGAGAAATGTAACCGAAACGGTAAAACAATTAATTATAATTAATATCCTATTTTTTATAGGAACACAAATTGTTGGAGACGCTGCTTACCAAATGTTGGCGATGTATTTCCCGGAAAACACTAATTTTCAATTTTGGCAACCTATCACGCATATGTTTATGCATGGAGGATTTATGCATATTTTCTTCAACATGTTTGCATTATATTCTTTTGGTTCGGCTTTAGAGCATTATTGGGGAGGTAAGAAGTTTCTATTCTTTTATTTCTCTTGCGGCTTAGGAGCGGCACTTTTGCATACGGGAATAAACTATTATTATTTTCAAGAGGGAATGAATACATTAGTTGACCAAGGTTTTTCAAAAGCAGAAGTTTTAGCTGTTTTGAATGGGAAAGGGAGCAATGAAATTGTGCCAATTTTGAATAGTCCAGGTTTTCAAAATTTTATTAGCGCCTATATGGGTACTGTAGTTGGGGCTTCTGGAGCTATTTACGGTGTTATTGTCGCTTTTGCATTTATGTTTCCTAATGCAGAGTTGGCTTTGATGTTTATTCCTATACCAATTAAAGCAAAGTATTTTGTTCCAGGATTAGTTTTAGTAGATTTGTATTTAGGGGTTTCTGGACAATCTATTTTTGGAAGTGGTGGGCCAGGAATCGCCCATTTTGCGCATGTTGGTGGTGCTTTATTTGGGTTTTTGATTTCATGGTATTGGAAAAAAAATCAGTTTGATGGCAATCGTTGGAATTAA
- a CDS encoding rhomboid family intramembrane serine protease, whose amino-acid sequence MNILDDLKIQYKLGGIANRLIYWNVGCFLVSLLFFYEFKGGVFNFPTWIALSTDSSNFLFKPWTFLTYAFFHDGFWHLVFNMMVLNFSSTLFLTFFTQKQYLGVYILSAIFAGFSFVLGYYLLGISASIVGASAAIMGILVAVTTYQPLMNVRLLLIGNVKLWHITAVILILDLMQFRLDNTGGHISHLAGALFGFVFIKLLQNGTDLSTIVSRVIDFFTNLFKVSPKTPFKKVHKNYTKPVGTTASRIITKDKAQQQIDEILDKISQSGYDSLTKEEKEFLFKAGK is encoded by the coding sequence ATGAATATTCTAGACGACTTAAAAATTCAATACAAATTAGGAGGTATAGCTAATAGATTAATCTATTGGAATGTAGGTTGTTTTTTAGTTTCATTACTTTTTTTTTATGAATTTAAAGGAGGGGTATTTAATTTTCCAACTTGGATCGCTTTGTCTACAGACTCTTCTAACTTTTTATTCAAACCGTGGACATTCCTAACCTATGCTTTTTTTCATGATGGTTTCTGGCATTTGGTTTTTAATATGATGGTGTTGAATTTTTCAAGTACTTTATTTTTAACTTTTTTTACCCAAAAACAATATTTAGGAGTTTATATTTTAAGCGCCATATTTGCAGGGTTTTCCTTTGTCTTAGGCTATTATTTACTTGGAATTAGTGCCTCAATTGTAGGTGCATCAGCTGCTATTATGGGTATTTTGGTTGCTGTGACAACCTATCAGCCTTTAATGAATGTGCGTTTGCTTTTGATTGGAAATGTAAAATTGTGGCACATTACTGCTGTTATTCTTATACTTGATCTCATGCAATTTCGTTTAGATAATACCGGTGGTCATATCTCGCATTTAGCTGGGGCACTGTTCGGTTTTGTCTTTATAAAACTACTTCAAAACGGAACTGATTTGAGTACGATTGTAAGTAGAGTGATTGATTTTTTTACTAATTTATTTAAGGTGTCACCCAAAACACCTTTCAAAAAAGTACATAAAAACTATACTAAGCCTGTTGGTACGACTGCTTCTAGAATTATAACAAAAGATAAAGCGCAACAACAAATTGATGAAATTTTGGATAAAATCAGTCAGTCTGGATATGATAGTTTAACAAAAGAAGAAAAAGAATTTCTGTTCAAAGCAGGGAAGTAG
- a CDS encoding endonuclease/exonuclease/phosphatase family protein translates to MKNLSWFNKGMFFLNIVLTIVTFVAYVLPFLAPKLFPILSVLTLFMPMFFILNGLFFMYWGLQFKKRMILSGLVLLMGITFINKFYKFSSKVYPEDDKDFKVMSYNVRLFNLFKWIDKEDVPGDILTFINEKNPDILCIQEFSSSANIDLKVYRYKYIFMEGNKIKTGQAIFSKFPIINQGDIVFPNSNNNVIYADIKKGKDIIRVYNMHLQSIKITPDVNEISENINVINQDKSQMLLIRISKAFKQQQQQAEILKEHKKQCEYPIIICGDMNNSAFSYVYRNIKGTLKDSFEEAGTGFGQTYKFRYYPARIDYIFADEKMTVKKFESFSDFDNSDHYPIMVKLSL, encoded by the coding sequence ATGAAAAACCTTTCATGGTTCAATAAAGGAATGTTTTTTTTAAATATTGTTCTGACAATAGTCACCTTTGTGGCCTATGTTTTGCCTTTTTTAGCGCCAAAGCTGTTTCCGATTTTGTCTGTTTTGACACTTTTCATGCCAATGTTTTTTATATTGAATGGATTATTTTTTATGTATTGGGGGCTCCAATTCAAAAAAAGAATGATTTTGTCTGGATTAGTACTTTTGATGGGGATCACGTTTATTAATAAATTTTATAAATTTTCTTCTAAAGTGTATCCTGAAGATGACAAAGACTTTAAAGTAATGAGCTATAATGTTCGTTTATTTAATTTATTCAAGTGGATAGATAAAGAAGATGTTCCTGGTGATATTTTGACTTTTATCAATGAAAAAAACCCAGATATTCTGTGTATTCAAGAATTTTCTTCTTCGGCAAATATTGACTTGAAAGTGTACCGCTATAAATATATTTTTATGGAGGGCAATAAAATTAAAACGGGGCAGGCGATTTTTTCTAAATTTCCCATTATTAATCAAGGGGATATTGTATTTCCTAATTCGAATAATAATGTAATTTATGCTGACATAAAAAAGGGTAAGGATATTATTCGAGTCTATAACATGCATCTTCAATCTATAAAAATTACGCCAGATGTTAACGAAATTTCTGAAAATATAAATGTGATAAATCAGGATAAGTCTCAAATGTTATTGATAAGAATCAGTAAGGCGTTTAAACAGCAACAGCAACAAGCAGAGATTTTAAAAGAGCATAAGAAACAATGTGAGTATCCTATAATTATCTGTGGAGATATGAATAACAGTGCTTTTTCTTATGTGTATAGAAACATTAAAGGAACGCTTAAAGATAGTTTTGAGGAAGCAGGTACTGGTTTTGGGCAAACGTATAAATTCAGGTATTATCCTGCGAGAATTGATTATATTTTTGCCGATGAAAAAATGACAGTTAAGAAATTTGAAAGCTTCTCTGATTTTGATAATTCAGATCATTATCCTATTATGGTCAAACTATCTTTGTAA
- a CDS encoding WbqC family protein, producing MNTLLYPTYFPSISHFAAMLQAEKITFEIEDNFQKQTNRNRTYIYSPNGIQLLNIPVKHSKLIRQKTKDIQIEPEFDWQKQHFKSLEAAYRSSPFFEFFEDDIRVIFEKKYKYLIDLNFETIAVVSKCLRMKLEFDTTTEYFHEVDTSIIKDFRFLVEGKKDVSSFEKYPQVFDDKYDFINNLSVLDLLFNEGKFTTDYLKAQTIILQ from the coding sequence ATGAACACTTTACTGTACCCAACCTATTTTCCTTCAATTAGCCATTTTGCAGCGATGCTTCAGGCAGAGAAAATCACGTTTGAAATTGAAGATAATTTCCAAAAGCAAACCAATCGCAACCGAACTTATATCTACAGCCCAAACGGAATTCAACTCTTAAACATTCCCGTTAAGCACTCCAAATTAATCCGCCAGAAAACGAAAGACATTCAAATTGAACCTGAGTTTGATTGGCAAAAACAACACTTCAAATCACTAGAAGCAGCTTATAGAAGTTCCCCTTTCTTTGAATTTTTTGAAGATGATATTCGTGTTATTTTCGAAAAAAAATACAAATACTTAATAGATTTAAATTTTGAAACCATAGCTGTTGTTTCGAAATGTTTGCGAATGAAATTAGAATTTGATACTACTACTGAATACTTTCATGAAGTAGATACCAGCATTATAAAAGACTTTAGATTTTTGGTAGAAGGGAAAAAAGACGTTTCTTCTTTTGAAAAGTATCCGCAGGTTTTTGATGACAAATATGACTTTATCAATAACCTAAGTGTTCTTGACTTGTTATTCAATGAGGGTAAATTCACTACTGACTATTTAAAAGCCCAAACTATTATACTCCAATAA
- the lepB gene encoding signal peptidase I: protein MTLYHWFVFFLFIQVVHFLGTWKLYEAAGRKRWEAGIPVYNAIVLMKIIGRPTWWTILLFIPIINLIMFPIIWVETLRSFGKCSTLDSFLGIITFGLYIYYINYTQKLNYVSDKSTTSENKTTDTLSSLLFAIIVATLVHTYFVQPYTIPTSSLEKSLLVGDFLFVSKVNYGARIPMTTVALPMVHDSIPFIKTKSYLNWPQLPYLRLPGIEKINRTDIVVFNWPVDTVHYFFEAKGKPGVIKPIDKKSNYVKRCVGVPGDSLSIKDGIVYIDGKILQLPERAKPQFSYTVALDGKTPIDFEYLLKDLDITDAVYFKNNETKDTLLFRALTAAGAERLKNVPGITSVIREISRTPEAAIFPQNTKWNQDNFGPIYIPQKGKTVALTVESLPFYKRIITDYELKNDNGEKNDLKVTGNEIRLNGEVVKDYTFKQNYYWMMGDNRHNSEDSRYWGFVPENHIVGKPIFIWMSWDTNGKGLNKVRWDRVFTTVNGEGQPQSYFKYFLIALAAFFAGEYFWKKRKENKN from the coding sequence ATGACACTATATCATTGGTTTGTATTTTTCTTATTCATCCAAGTTGTCCACTTTTTAGGTACATGGAAGTTATATGAGGCTGCAGGAAGAAAACGTTGGGAAGCTGGAATACCAGTTTACAATGCTATCGTTTTGATGAAAATCATTGGCCGCCCAACTTGGTGGACTATATTACTTTTCATACCCATTATTAACTTAATCATGTTTCCAATTATTTGGGTTGAAACATTAAGAAGTTTTGGAAAATGCTCTACTCTAGATTCTTTTTTAGGAATAATAACTTTTGGATTATACATTTACTATATTAATTACACCCAAAAATTAAATTATGTATCTGACAAAAGCACAACTTCTGAAAACAAAACAACTGATACATTAAGTTCTTTACTTTTTGCCATTATAGTAGCGACTTTAGTACATACTTATTTTGTTCAACCTTATACTATCCCAACTTCTTCCTTAGAAAAATCGTTATTAGTAGGTGATTTTCTATTTGTAAGTAAAGTAAATTACGGGGCACGGATCCCTATGACTACCGTAGCATTACCAATGGTTCATGATTCCATACCTTTTATTAAAACCAAATCATACCTTAATTGGCCACAATTGCCTTATTTAAGATTACCCGGTATAGAGAAGATCAATCGTACGGATATCGTGGTTTTTAACTGGCCAGTAGATACGGTTCATTATTTCTTTGAAGCTAAAGGAAAACCTGGAGTTATCAAACCAATTGATAAAAAATCAAATTATGTAAAACGATGTGTGGGAGTACCTGGCGATAGTTTATCTATCAAAGATGGAATTGTCTACATCGATGGTAAAATCTTGCAATTACCTGAACGTGCTAAACCTCAATTTTCATATACTGTAGCATTAGATGGAAAAACACCCATTGATTTTGAATATTTACTTAAGGATCTTGATATTACGGATGCTGTTTATTTTAAAAATAACGAAACAAAAGATACACTACTTTTCAGAGCACTTACTGCTGCAGGAGCGGAAAGATTAAAAAATGTTCCTGGAATAACTTCAGTAATCAGGGAAATTTCTAGAACTCCAGAAGCTGCTATATTCCCTCAAAACACCAAATGGAATCAAGATAATTTTGGTCCAATTTATATTCCACAAAAAGGAAAAACAGTTGCACTTACAGTGGAGTCATTGCCTTTTTACAAAAGAATCATTACGGACTATGAATTGAAGAATGATAATGGTGAAAAAAATGACCTTAAGGTAACAGGAAATGAAATTCGATTGAATGGCGAAGTTGTAAAAGACTATACTTTCAAACAAAACTATTACTGGATGATGGGAGACAACCGCCACAACTCTGAAGATAGCCGCTATTGGGGATTTGTTCCAGAAAATCACATTGTAGGTAAACCTATATTCATCTGGATGAGTTGGGATACCAATGGAAAAGGATTGAACAAAGTTCGTTGGGATAGAGTCTTTACAACCGTAAACGGGGAAGGACAACCACAGTCGTATTTTAAATATTTCTTAATTGCACTAGCTGCTTTCTTCGCTGGTGAATATTTTTGGAAAAAAAGAAAAGAGAATAAAAATTAG